In Drosophila innubila isolate TH190305 chromosome 2R unlocalized genomic scaffold, UK_Dinn_1.0 1_C_2R, whole genome shotgun sequence, the following are encoded in one genomic region:
- the LOC117782774 gene encoding uncharacterized protein LOC117782774: protein MMQSLKKNISHLSLAMKQLYYHPQHRGLLAVSGRSQVPHKRCMDTLYGAESCEDCAESYQMPSARPDLKPMEQPDPFKAKDPCWQSLRRTEYKCRTDPEFLLESFIDARKKCLADPCAWDVPRADLTHYKPSDKLKRKYQRTWIKCVVKRRKVKMQCFCKPVMHKRRKFKPMKNPTGSAATEMFTMGTPDLGLAKCSKKKKKTPCPRVGMPFCKPARFPPSCKESARKPSNCRKRLTKYPAFSECLIDPLPDAPPIECNCLKTPMMCQVWEYYRNRKS, encoded by the coding sequence ATGATGCAGTCCTTGAAGAAGAACATTTCGCATCTTTCTTTGGCAATGAAGCAGCTGTATTATCACCCACAGCATCGCGGGCTTCTGGCTGTCTCGGGCCGATCACAAGTTCCTCACAAGCGCTGCATGGATACATTGTATGGTGCAGAGTCGTGTGAGGATTGTGCCGAATCGTACCAAATGCCTTCGGCGCGTCCGGACTTGAAGCCGATGGAGCAGCCAGATCCGTTCAAGGCAAAGGATCCGTGCTGGCAGTCTCTGCGACGTACGGAGTACAAGTGTCGAACAGATCCCGAGTTTTTACTGGAATCATTCATTGACGCAAGAAAGAAGTGTTTAGCGGACCCATGTGCATGGGATGTGCCACGTGCGGACTTAACTCACTATAAACCATCCGATAAGCTCAAGCGCAAATATCAGCGCACTTGGATTAAGTGTGTTGTGAAGCGACGCAAGGTTAAGATGCAGTGCTTCTGTAAGCCAGTTATGCACAAGCGTCGCAAGTTCAAGCCAATGAAAAATCCAACCGGCAGCGCAGCAACTGAAATGTTCACCATGGGTACCCCTGACTTGGGATTAGCAAAGTGCtcgaaaaagaagaagaaaacgcCCTGTCCTCGAGTAGGAATGCCTTTTTGCAAGCCAGCCAGATTCCCGCCGTCTTGCAAGGAGTCTGCTCGAAAGCCATCCAATTGCCGCAAGCGTTTGACAAAATATCCAGCGTTCTCGGAGTGTCTCATTGATCCCCTGCCTGACGCACCACCCATTGAATGCAATTGCCTAAAGACGCCGATGATGTGTCAAGTATGGGAGTATTATCGAAATaggaaatcttaa